A window of Bacillus rossius redtenbacheri isolate Brsri chromosome 4 unlocalized genomic scaffold, Brsri_v3 Brsri_v3_scf4_1, whole genome shotgun sequence contains these coding sequences:
- the LOC134541518 gene encoding uncharacterized protein LOC134541518 codes for MDTCQINVIESAYTEPSAANDSLASQEVSRYLLPSSTPTRKNGDPSNVGATGSDGSILLDMDTCQINVIESAYTEPSAANDSLASQEVSRYLLPSSTPTRKNGDPSNVGATGSDGSILLDMDTCQINVIESAYTEPSAANDSLASQEVSRYLLPSSTPTRKNGDPSNVAATGSDGSILLDMDTCQINVIESAYTEPSAANDPSLTHEVPLSPLPELLIESRHEVGDKDSNLNNIEGRRICDIRHVITKARQLEKHNLECKARIKGYFTYTGEKRIGLRSVLHFKCTSCDARTSIDTDPSDTVNTAATWGTVVSGKGHAVIEQLFSLMEIPPASSSTFMKEEREIGKVWFESLTEAMEQAAKEEHLHALEEGHVDDDGIPYITVIVDGGWSHRSYGHSYNAKSGVAIIIGKKTGKMLFLGIRNKYCSICSLSEKRNEQPTKHICYKNWSSCSSAMESDILVEGFKASEETHGLRYFKYIGDGDSSVQKSIVERVPYGLKVVKIECTNHLLKKLYKHLLKLSKENSGNKKILTPARMKHIQNRIRHLITEESRKDCPSVSSLKNDIRATIEHVFGNHGNCRIQNCPKANITSITDLDTAPGNLAARIISIIGNLAAKSDSLVENLTSNAAETYMHLAARFNDGKQSFFGRRGSFNTRCYGAGLSFQHGPAWLHTVWKKKVTFVA; via the exons ATGGACACTTGTCAAATAAACGTTATTGAAAGTGCATATACCGAGCCTAGTGCAGCAAACGATTCTTTAGCGAGTCAGGAAGTTTCTCGTTATTTGCTGCC AAGTTCTACACCCACAAGAAAGAATGGAGACCCAAGTAACGTAGGCGCAACAGGATCTGATGGATCGATATTGTTGGATATGGACACTTGTCAAATAAACGTTATTGAAAGTGCATATACCGAGCCTAGTGCAGCAAACGATTCTTTAGCGAGTCAGGAAGTTTCTCGTTATTTGCTGCC AAGTTCTACACCCACAAGAAAGAATGGAGACCCAAGTAACGTAGGCGCAACAGGATCTGATGGATCGATATTGTTGGATATGGACACTTGTCAAATAAACGTTATTGAAAGTGCATATACCGAGCCTAGTGCAGCAAACGATTCTTTAGCGAGTCAGGAAGTTTCTCGTTATTTGCTGCC AAGTTCTACACCCACAAGAAAGAATGGAGACCCAAGTAACGTAGCCGCAACAGGATCTGATGGATCGATATTGTTGGATATGGACACTTGTCAAATAAACGTTATTGAAAGTGCATATACCGAGCCTAGTGCAGCAAACGATCCTTCGCTTACACATGAAGTTCCTCTTTCACCACTGCC AGAACTGTTGATTGAATCACGACATGAAGTGGGGGACAAGGACAGCAACTTGAATAACATTGAAGGAAGGAGAATTTGCGACATACGTCATGTCATTACTAAAGCCAGACAGTTGGAGAAGCACAATTTGGAATGCAAAGCTCGCATTAAAGGATATTTTACTTATACAGGGGAAAAACGCATCGGCTTGAGAAGTGTGTTACATTTCAAGTGTACTTCCTGTGATGCCAGGACATCTATTGATACTGATCCCAGTGACACAGTAAACACTGCAGCAACATGGGGTACAGTAGTGAGTGGAAAAGGACATGCAGTAATAGAACAATTATTTTCTCTGATGGAGATTCCACCAGCAAGCAGCTCAACGTTCATGAAAGAAGAACGGGAAATCGGAAAA gTATGGTTCGAATCGTTGACAGAGGCTATGGAACAAGCTGCAAAAGAAGAGCATCTACATGCCTTAGAAGAAGGTCACGTTGACGACGATGGCATACCTTACATAACTGTTATAGTAGATGGAGGATGGAGCCATCGTTCGTACGGTCACAGCTACAATGCTAAGTCAGGCGTAGCTATAATTATAGGTAAAAAAACAGGTAAAATGTTATTTCTAGGAATTCGGAACAAATATTGCAGTATCTGCTCTTTGAGTGAAAAAAGAAACGAACAACCTACCAAACACATCTGCTACAAAAACTGGTCTAGTTGTTCATCAGCCATGGAGAGTGATATACTAGTGGAAGGTTTCAAAGCCAGCGAAGAAACCCATGGTCTACGGTATTTTAAATACATCGGTGATGGTGATTCCTCTGTCCAAAAGTCTATAGTAGAACGTGTGCCGTATGGTTTGAAAGTTGTTAAAATTGAGTGCACAAACCATCTgctaaaaaaattgtacaaacacTTACTGAAGCTCTCCAAAGAAAACTCTGGGAACAAGAAAATTTTAACTCCAGCCAGAATGAAGCACATCCAAAATAGAATACGTCATCTCATAACCGAAGAATCTCGGAAAGATTGTCCAAGCGTCAGCTCTCTAAAGAATGACATACGAGCTACTATAGAGCATGTTTTTGGAAACCATGGCAACTGCAGAATTCAAAATTGCCCGAAAGCCAACATTACTTCCATCACTGATTTGGACACAGCGCCTGGTAACTTAGCGGCCAGAATTATTTCAATTATAGGAAATCTGGCAGCAAAAAGTGACAGCCTTGTGGAAAATTTGACGAGTAATGCAGCAGAAACTTACATGCATCTTGCAGCAAGATTTAATGATGGCAAACAGAGTTTCTTTGGCAGACGTGGTTCGTTCAATACCAGGTGCTATGGAGCTGGCCTTAGTTTTCAGCACGGTCCCGCGTGGCTCCACACAGTTTGGAAAAAGAAGGTAACCTTTGTGGCATAG